A single genomic interval of Malania oleifera isolate guangnan ecotype guangnan chromosome 13, ASM2987363v1, whole genome shotgun sequence harbors:
- the LOC131145811 gene encoding uncharacterized protein LOC131145811, protein MHPHPTPNPFILNYLIKTFKFSRTRAQSISNRFSFIKALEKPQSVVQFLKSLGFLDTHIVSSVHVSPQILFADVDRTLKPKLHFFQELGLVGTDLGKFISKNSTLLTVSLDRKLIPCVEILKKILLNDDNNENLIRVMRRCNWVISKDPKSRLLCNISLLESCGIVGSQLSMLLKRQPRLFIVRESELRDLLSRVVAMGFLMDSRMLVHAIYSLSCISDKTLRRKFELFQNSGFSEVECREMFRKAPGLLRTSDRKLSLGIEFFMNTVKLNKVVLVRRPSCLMHSMEDRVIPRYRVLHVLMSQRLLKKKPSFINVLNFPEEEFLEKFVLRFEDDAEELLEAYKGDILDSSSME, encoded by the coding sequence ATGCATCCTCATCCTACTCCAAACCCTTTCATTCTCAACTACCTGATCAAAACCTTCAAATTCTCCAGAACCCGGGCACAGTCAATATCCAATCGCTTCTCGTTCATCAAAGCCCTAGAAAAGCCTCAATCGGTGGTCCAATTCCTCAAAAGCCTGGGGTTCTTGGATACGCATATTGTATCTTCAGTTCATGTGTCACCACAAATCCTCTTTGCTGATGTTGACAGAACTCTCAAACCAAAGCTTCATTTTTTTCAAGAACTTGGTCTTGTGGGAACTGATTTGGGCAAGTTCATTTCAAAAAATTCGACGCTGCTGACTGTTAGTTTGGATAGGAAGTTGATCCCCTGCGTTGAGATTCTTAAGAAAATTCTACTAAATGACGATAATAATGAAAATTTGATCCGGGTTATGCGAAGGTGCAATTGGGTAATCTCAAAAGACCCAAAATCAAGGTTGCTCTGCAACATTTCATTATTAGAGAGTTGTGGAATTGTCGGGTCCCAACTCTCCATGCTCTTGAAGCGGCAGCCTCGGCTATTCATCGTGAGGGAATCGGAGCTTAGAGACCTTCTTTCCCGGGTTGTAGCCATGGGCTTTTTAATGGATTCAAGGATGCTGGTTCATGCCATTTACTCACTTAGTTGCATAAGCGATAAGACCCTTAGAAGAAAATTTGAGTTGTTTCAGAATTCTGGATTCTCTGAGGTTGAATGCAGGGAAATGTTTAGGAAGGCACCTGGTTTGCTGAGGACATCCGATAGGAAGTTGAGTTTGGGAATTGAATTCTTCATGAACACAGTTAAGTTAAACAAAGTGGTGTTAGTTCGGAGGCCATCATGTTTGATGCACAGCATGGAGGATCGGGTGATTCCTCGGTATAGAGTTTTACATGTTCTCATGTCCCAGAGGCTGCTAAAGAAGAAACCAAGTTTTATTAATGTGTTGAATTTTCCAGAGGAGGAATTCTTGGAGAAGTTCGTACTGAGGTTTGAAGATGATGCTGAGGAATTGCTGGAAGCTTATAAGGGGGATATTTTAGATTCTTCATCAATGgaataa